CTTAGCATTTACTTCCCCTTCCTTCAACTCAGAAATATAATATCCCTTCTCCCGATCAATAACAAATATGTCACCGATCTGTATGTAACTTGTCAGATCAGAAATCAATGCAAATGTTCCTGGTTTTTTATTGAGCTCGTTGACTACTTTTATTACATGCTCAATATTTGAATTTTCCAAATGTTTACTGCCCTTTTCGCCAATATTTAAGCGCCTAGCTACATCCACTTGCTGTCCTAACATTTGTACGACCATCCCGTCAGCAATGTGGGAAAGGTTATGGAGTCTGCGAATGATGACCTTCTCCTTGTTTTGTAATTCCTTAGTTTTAGTCTTATCCACGCCAGAACGTGATTGTTTTATATGCTCCTTATTCTGCCTATATAGAAGCTGGTAAGACATCACTTCTTCTACCAACCTGTTCTGAGCCAATTTAAAACCATCATGGCATTTTTCCATGAAAAAATCCATTTCGTCCTTTGACCATTCCTTTCCGGGTCGGCTCTTCTGGGCGTCGGGTAAAGATTCTATCCCGTAATAAAAAGCCAGATCAGCAATCTCTGTAAGTTTTATTCCAAATTCTTCCGTAGTTTCCATCCAGTGTAAATTCGGTATTTAAATGTGGTTTTTCAAAGTTTGTAAATTCTACTTTTTCGCTCACCCAATTCTTTACTAATATAGATCAAATTTCATTTCGTATTTACTATCGTTCGCGCGATCTAACAGTCATATACCAAAAAGAAAAGTCTGTTTCAACTGCTTATTCCAATGGATATCGTAATTTTAAATTTAAGATAACAATTCACAATGGCAAAAGACAATGAACGCTTCCGGGCAGAGAACCCCGATGAGATTGTATTTCTCCGGCTCAACAGACTCAAGAGCACGCGGCTTTGCGAGAACTTGTTGTGGGATAAGCTTAATGATACGCCCAATCCTTCAATTACCGATGAAGTGATTGAAAAAAAAGCTATTGGTTTGGCTTCGGTCATTGAAAGTGCCCTAGGTTATTGGCAATCACCATCTCAATCGCTTAATTCAAAGATTCTGTCCAGATATTATTTCATGCTCCAACTCACCATCGCGGAACAGGTGGCGTGTGTCAGAAATACGGATGGACTGCGGGAGATACAAAAACATACAGAGAATGGTCATGGCTTAAAAACGTTTTGGATTCCTGACGGTAAATTACCTGATGATCTACTGATCTATGCGACTCAGGCGGGACATTTCAACTCCTATGGGAAATTCCTTGGTTGGGATATGAAAAAGTGCAGCCAAGATAAAGGGATCAGAAAACCAGCAGATATTACTCCTGAAGTCAGAGCAAAAATGCTGAGCCTTTCCGAGCTATTCAGGACAATACCCGAATTAAGAACTGTAATCGAAGAATACTTGAATAAACCCCCTTTATCGATTCACGTTGGACACTCCCAGTCAAATATGATCACCGACTCAAAATTTAACGAAGAATTTATTAAAACCAACCATCGGCTGCCTAGTTTAGAGGATTCGCGCAAAGGTGTAAAGACAACAGATGTTGGAATTTACTCTGAATCGCCGAACATAGACATTCCTTATCTTGAAACACTAGGGATGCCGCTGACTAATTTCAGGACTTACCGGGAGCTAGGGTCGAACAGCGATACGATAATAGGTTCTATATCGCATCCCGGAGAAACGATATGGTGGGACCTTTTCCCAACGTACTCCTCACGTTATGTTCCTGTCAGCTATGTTAAATCAATCTGGGGGGAAGGATATCATTCTGTGGCCGTCAATTACATGCTGCTTTACGCTCTGAGCATTGTAGTTCGTTACATGCCTGACATTTGGTACCGCATCACAAACGGTGAGGACAACCACATCGGATCACTTATTGACTACTACATTTCAGTAATGGACCACGTGCTTCCTCTTCAAATGCTGGAACACATCCAGGGAACAAAGCTAAGCATCCACAGTCAAGGAAGTTGGATGGGAGAAATCTAAATTTCCTCAATTCGACCTCTTTGTGTAGTTCGCTTCCTTAAAATTCCCTAACTCTGGAGGTTAATT
This region of Pedobacter steynii genomic DNA includes:
- a CDS encoding YaaC family protein → MAKDNERFRAENPDEIVFLRLNRLKSTRLCENLLWDKLNDTPNPSITDEVIEKKAIGLASVIESALGYWQSPSQSLNSKILSRYYFMLQLTIAEQVACVRNTDGLREIQKHTENGHGLKTFWIPDGKLPDDLLIYATQAGHFNSYGKFLGWDMKKCSQDKGIRKPADITPEVRAKMLSLSELFRTIPELRTVIEEYLNKPPLSIHVGHSQSNMITDSKFNEEFIKTNHRLPSLEDSRKGVKTTDVGIYSESPNIDIPYLETLGMPLTNFRTYRELGSNSDTIIGSISHPGETIWWDLFPTYSSRYVPVSYVKSIWGEGYHSVAVNYMLLYALSIVVRYMPDIWYRITNGEDNHIGSLIDYYISVMDHVLPLQMLEHIQGTKLSIHSQGSWMGEI